In Desulfosediminicola ganghwensis, a single window of DNA contains:
- a CDS encoding epoxyqueuosine reductase has product MRSGTQRAVGITERAKVFGADLAGIVSLEDLIHSPAYLLAPKLGFFANRNKDKEREIRRDLPCWLVEAKSAIVIAVRHPEYEPQLDWWSSQNGSVGNTEGNVILMRIMAKLADWLEIEQGIRCFKVPYNVERGGVFMKDTAVLGGLGCIGKNNLLLTPEFGPRVRLRAMLLSVDLPSTGTMNFVPCEKCEELCRKACPQKAFAKQVYSPDEFGIKTLPGQSGMYNRVRCNNEMVRNESEAEIVTSEDDTGRRELVKYCRLCELVCPVGTQ; this is encoded by the coding sequence GTGCGAAGTGGTACCCAAAGAGCAGTGGGCATAACGGAAAGGGCCAAGGTTTTTGGTGCTGATTTAGCGGGGATTGTAAGTCTCGAAGATTTGATCCATTCCCCTGCCTATCTGCTGGCCCCTAAGCTGGGATTTTTCGCTAACAGGAACAAAGATAAAGAAAGGGAAATACGGCGAGATTTGCCCTGCTGGCTGGTTGAAGCAAAGTCCGCAATTGTAATAGCTGTCCGGCACCCCGAGTATGAACCTCAGCTGGATTGGTGGAGTTCCCAAAACGGTTCAGTGGGAAATACCGAAGGAAACGTGATTCTGATGAGGATCATGGCAAAGTTGGCAGACTGGCTGGAAATCGAGCAGGGGATTCGATGCTTCAAAGTCCCATACAATGTCGAACGGGGTGGAGTTTTCATGAAAGATACCGCAGTACTTGGCGGGCTCGGCTGCATTGGCAAAAACAACCTTCTGCTAACACCTGAATTTGGTCCCAGAGTGCGACTGCGGGCAATGTTGTTGTCTGTAGACTTGCCCTCAACAGGTACGATGAACTTTGTCCCGTGCGAAAAGTGTGAAGAACTTTGCCGTAAAGCGTGTCCGCAAAAAGCATTTGCCAAACAGGTGTATTCTCCGGATGAGTTTGGTATTAAAACCCTGCCAGGTCAAAGCGGTATGTATAACCGGGTACGCTGCAATAACGAAATGGTGAGGAATGAGTCTGAAGCTGAAATCGTTACCAGTGAGGACGACACTGGAAGAAGGGAACTCGTGAAATATTGTCGGCTATGTGAATTGGTTTGTCCTGTAGGTACTCAATAG
- a CDS encoding LysE family translocator has protein sequence MELWITFALASTLILVIPGPTIILVITQSVSCGRRSVVPLVIGVLLGDFTAMTMSLLGLGAIMTTSAAVFTFFKWVGALYLFYLGFKMLKSKPAEYDDEKTYGENLETSHSLFRSSFIVTALNPKSIAFFVAFLPQFISPDKPIVAQSFVLGSTFLILATINAAIYAIFASQLKEKIRRESVQRWFNRCGGSALIGAGVITASMKQST, from the coding sequence ATGGAACTGTGGATAACATTCGCCCTGGCCAGTACCTTGATCCTGGTAATTCCGGGACCAACCATAATCCTGGTGATTACTCAATCTGTATCCTGTGGCAGGAGATCGGTGGTGCCCTTGGTGATAGGAGTGTTGTTGGGCGACTTCACGGCAATGACCATGTCTCTGTTGGGCTTAGGGGCTATTATGACCACTTCAGCTGCAGTTTTCACCTTCTTTAAATGGGTTGGCGCTCTCTATCTCTTTTATCTCGGTTTCAAGATGTTGAAGTCAAAACCAGCGGAATATGATGATGAAAAAACTTATGGCGAGAACCTGGAGACATCACATTCGCTTTTTAGAAGTTCGTTTATCGTCACAGCCTTGAATCCTAAAAGTATTGCCTTTTTTGTTGCGTTCCTCCCTCAGTTTATCAGTCCTGATAAGCCCATCGTGGCGCAATCGTTTGTTTTGGGAAGCACCTTTCTCATACTGGCAACAATAAATGCGGCGATTTATGCAATATTTGCCAGTCAGCTCAAAGAAAAGATCAGAAGAGAGTCAGTGCAGAGATGGTTTAATCGTTGCGGCGGCAGTGCCCTGATTGGGGCTGGTGTTATTACAGCCAGTATGAAGCAGTCCACTTAG
- a CDS encoding L-serine ammonia-lyase → MQSLKYLYRYGMGPSSSHTIGPNNAAKRFKARTPEAMSYRVHLYGSLSLTGVGHLTDKAIIDGLAPSPCELVWHEEELPFHPNGMKLEALDGQGQLIEEWTTYSIGGGELRSENDSVSEQPHIYSQKSMEEVLQWAASTGRPLWQLVDEVEEDGFINDYLGDIWRKMQTSINNGLKKEGVLHGGLNLPRKARDFMVQARRLKDIEARSGLLSGYALAVSEENADGGYVVTAPTCGSCGIMPSVLYYYSYDKGHSNRSILNALATAGIIGNLVKENASISGAEVGCQGEVGVACAMAAAAAAQLMGGSPRQIEYAAEMALEHHLGLTCDPVLGLVQVPCIERNAFAAVKAIACADYALLTDGNHLISFDKVVETMQKTGHDMLSLYRETSLGGLAASYVKKSQG, encoded by the coding sequence GTGCAATCACTCAAATATCTTTATCGCTATGGTATGGGACCTTCTTCCAGTCATACCATTGGCCCCAATAACGCCGCGAAACGATTCAAAGCCAGAACTCCCGAAGCTATGAGTTATAGAGTCCATCTCTATGGCAGCCTCAGTCTCACCGGAGTCGGTCACCTCACAGATAAGGCCATCATAGACGGTCTCGCACCCTCTCCCTGCGAGCTGGTCTGGCACGAAGAAGAACTTCCTTTTCACCCCAACGGCATGAAGCTTGAAGCGCTTGATGGCCAGGGACAGCTTATAGAAGAGTGGACTACCTACAGCATAGGCGGCGGTGAACTGCGTAGTGAAAACGATTCGGTCAGTGAGCAACCCCATATTTACAGCCAAAAATCAATGGAAGAAGTTCTTCAGTGGGCGGCAAGCACAGGAAGACCATTATGGCAACTGGTTGACGAAGTGGAAGAAGATGGTTTTATAAACGATTATCTTGGCGATATCTGGCGAAAGATGCAGACCAGCATCAATAACGGTTTAAAGAAGGAAGGCGTACTTCACGGTGGCCTGAATCTGCCCAGAAAAGCCAGAGATTTCATGGTTCAGGCCAGAAGGCTGAAAGACATTGAGGCCCGCAGTGGCCTTCTCTCCGGATATGCTCTTGCTGTTTCGGAAGAGAATGCGGATGGCGGCTATGTGGTTACCGCACCGACCTGTGGCTCATGCGGAATTATGCCTAGCGTGCTCTACTATTACTCTTATGATAAGGGCCACAGCAACAGGTCCATTCTCAATGCTCTTGCCACCGCGGGTATTATAGGCAACCTGGTTAAAGAGAACGCTTCGATCTCCGGCGCAGAAGTTGGCTGCCAGGGTGAAGTGGGTGTTGCCTGTGCCATGGCGGCAGCTGCTGCTGCTCAACTTATGGGTGGCTCACCACGACAAATTGAATATGCTGCGGAAATGGCCCTTGAACACCATCTTGGTCTCACCTGCGACCCTGTATTAGGGCTTGTTCAGGTCCCGTGCATTGAAAGAAATGCTTTTGCTGCAGTAAAAGCCATTGCTTGCGCAGACTATGCCCTGCTCACTGATGGCAACCACCTTATCTCATTTGACAAGGTCGTTGAAACCATGCAGAAGACCGGCCATGACATGCTTTCACTCTATCGTGAGACTTCCCTTGGCGGACTTGCCGCATCCTATGTAAAAAAGAGCCAGGGATAA
- a CDS encoding sigma-54 interaction domain-containing protein yields the protein MIEKKYEVDDFKEKYGHLFGHLDSIFNVLHEGVCVSNAEGVIIKMNPMYERLSGLAPEALLGKKVSYLNSKDGVFDEAEPNAEQVEKQEGIFMGAVSPLILKSKRPANSIQTTTGGRKNLLHGYPLLSSEGEIELIITFIRDISHLTLFKEQMATHKDILSAFQSTSSNVYTDQQADPSLIIESPKMKKVLGQVDKIGKTDATVLILGATGVGKGVVARQIHSRSKRADKVFFYADCTTIPDSLVESELFGYAPGAFSGANREGKKGYFEMANNGTIFLDEIGELSPPMQAKLLRVIEDQEIMQVGSSSPKKVNVRIIAATNVDLEDAVAKGNFRQDLYYRLHVSVVKIPQLRDRVEDILPLVSRFVQSYNSKYKKKIAFSEQALILFLNHSWPGNVRELQNLVQGIIIAHETDVVEPEDLPTLLGRENIRSSCRKSVLTQATHSGQSLKDIVNAFEYEILQHAMLEHGSMTKVAKLFKLNRSTVSRKLQGGKN from the coding sequence ATGATTGAAAAGAAATATGAAGTAGATGATTTCAAAGAAAAGTATGGTCATCTCTTCGGTCATTTAGATAGTATCTTCAACGTGTTGCATGAAGGTGTTTGTGTAAGTAACGCGGAAGGGGTAATTATCAAGATGAATCCCATGTATGAAAGGCTTTCCGGCCTTGCCCCCGAAGCGTTACTTGGCAAAAAGGTTAGTTATCTGAATAGCAAAGATGGGGTCTTTGATGAAGCGGAACCAAATGCTGAACAGGTAGAAAAACAGGAAGGCATTTTCATGGGGGCTGTCAGTCCTCTCATTCTCAAGTCAAAACGGCCTGCAAATTCCATTCAGACGACCACAGGGGGAAGGAAGAATCTTCTCCATGGTTATCCCCTACTGAGCAGTGAAGGGGAAATTGAACTTATTATCACCTTTATTCGTGATATCAGCCACCTCACACTGTTCAAAGAGCAGATGGCCACGCATAAGGATATTCTCTCTGCTTTTCAAAGTACTTCGTCGAATGTCTATACCGATCAACAGGCTGATCCATCTCTGATTATTGAAAGTCCAAAGATGAAAAAGGTCCTGGGGCAGGTGGATAAGATCGGAAAAACCGACGCAACAGTACTCATCCTGGGTGCGACAGGAGTAGGTAAAGGGGTCGTGGCCCGCCAGATTCACTCACGGAGCAAAAGGGCGGACAAGGTGTTCTTTTATGCCGATTGTACCACTATTCCCGATAGTCTTGTTGAGTCGGAACTTTTTGGCTATGCGCCTGGTGCCTTTTCAGGAGCAAATCGTGAAGGGAAAAAGGGCTATTTTGAAATGGCTAACAATGGCACAATCTTTCTCGATGAGATAGGTGAGCTATCGCCTCCGATGCAGGCGAAATTATTACGTGTCATTGAAGATCAGGAAATTATGCAGGTTGGCAGCAGCAGCCCTAAAAAAGTTAATGTTCGTATAATTGCAGCTACCAATGTTGATCTGGAAGATGCTGTCGCCAAGGGTAATTTCAGGCAGGATCTCTATTACCGCCTCCATGTGAGCGTTGTGAAAATTCCACAGTTGCGTGACCGGGTTGAGGATATTCTGCCGCTCGTGTCCCGATTTGTGCAAAGCTATAATAGCAAGTACAAAAAGAAAATAGCTTTTTCAGAGCAGGCCTTGATCTTGTTTCTGAACCACAGTTGGCCGGGGAATGTTCGTGAATTACAGAACCTTGTTCAAGGTATTATAATTGCACACGAAACTGATGTCGTGGAGCCTGAAGATCTGCCGACCTTGCTGGGTAGAGAGAACATTCGATCCAGTTGTCGTAAGTCGGTGTTGACCCAGGCGACCCATTCGGGCCAATCTTTGAAAGATATTGTCAACGCATTTGAGTACGAGATCCTTCAGCATGCGATGCTTGAGCATGGGTCAATGACTAAGGTTGCCAAACTGTTCAAATTGAATCGCTCTACTGTGTCGAGAAAGCTTCAGGGTGGCAAAAACTAG
- the pdxH gene encoding pyridoxamine 5'-phosphate oxidase, protein MDLSQFRREYLKGGLSRSDLERDPQKQFSLWFEQARKTSVADPTAMILATVGPNGQPSQRTVLLKYYDDQGYVFFTNFESRKAREIAQNQKVSLLFVWLELERQVQINGIAERISTAESAKYFMTRPKESQIAAWVSSQSHKLSSRQILLQKFQEMKHKIGEGKVPLPSFWGGYRVKPEEIEFWQGRKSRLHDRFLYTHSSESESGWKLERLQP, encoded by the coding sequence GTGGATTTAAGTCAGTTTCGCAGGGAGTATTTGAAAGGTGGTTTGAGCCGCTCTGATCTGGAACGCGATCCCCAGAAGCAGTTCAGCCTCTGGTTTGAGCAGGCGCGTAAGACCAGTGTTGCAGATCCAACGGCAATGATTCTGGCCACTGTAGGACCAAACGGCCAGCCAAGTCAGCGTACGGTATTGCTGAAGTATTACGATGACCAGGGTTATGTGTTCTTCACTAATTTTGAGAGCCGTAAAGCCCGCGAGATTGCGCAGAATCAGAAAGTGAGTCTTCTTTTTGTCTGGCTCGAGCTTGAGCGTCAGGTGCAGATCAACGGTATAGCAGAGCGTATCTCTACCGCAGAATCGGCAAAGTATTTTATGACCAGGCCCAAAGAGAGCCAGATCGCTGCCTGGGTTTCCAGCCAGAGTCATAAGCTCTCTTCCAGACAGATCCTTTTGCAGAAGTTCCAGGAGATGAAACATAAGATAGGCGAAGGCAAGGTGCCCTTGCCATCATTCTGGGGAGGTTATAGGGTAAAGCCTGAAGAAATTGAGTTCTGGCAGGGTCGCAAGAGCCGCCTCCATGATCGATTTCTTTATACCCATTCCAGTGAGTCTGAGTCAGGCTGGAAGCTCGAAAGACTTCAGCCCTGA
- a CDS encoding Tim44 domain-containing protein — MVDTAEARSKIGGKSFRSAPKSAPVQQRTPAQNTQGQQSGSFGKGLAGGLLGGALGGMLFGSMFGMGGSGMGILPMLLLAGGGYFLYRRFKSSQQAGGAGYQQQGGGGLGGFPGSGQQGGAFGQTGGAGGMTDIPPPPPGSPMAVEAGLDEIRQSDRNFDAAHFKEVASDVFFQVQAGWMRRDVASYRHLLGEQLAGEYEQHFEEMKGNGIINKLESIAIRKIEIVDAGCTGTEDFITVLFTANLLDYKVDEKTGDVVEGSNSQPVKFAEEWTWARPINTEDWKLEGIKIADE; from the coding sequence ATGGTCGACACGGCTGAGGCCAGGTCGAAAATTGGTGGTAAATCGTTCCGTTCTGCGCCGAAATCAGCCCCGGTTCAGCAGAGAACACCTGCACAGAATACCCAAGGTCAGCAGAGCGGTTCATTTGGCAAAGGTCTTGCCGGTGGTCTGCTTGGTGGTGCGCTTGGCGGTATGTTGTTTGGATCTATGTTCGGTATGGGTGGCAGTGGTATGGGTATCCTGCCGATGCTGCTTCTGGCGGGTGGCGGATATTTTCTCTACCGCAGGTTCAAGAGTTCGCAGCAGGCTGGAGGCGCTGGATATCAGCAACAGGGCGGAGGCGGTTTGGGAGGCTTCCCCGGCAGCGGTCAGCAGGGCGGAGCCTTTGGTCAGACCGGAGGCGCTGGGGGGATGACGGACATACCACCGCCACCGCCAGGATCACCGATGGCGGTGGAAGCGGGACTTGATGAGATTCGTCAGAGCGATCGCAATTTTGATGCTGCGCATTTTAAAGAAGTTGCCTCTGATGTGTTCTTTCAGGTTCAGGCTGGCTGGATGCGTCGGGATGTTGCCTCGTACCGTCATCTGCTTGGAGAGCAACTGGCGGGCGAGTATGAGCAGCATTTTGAGGAAATGAAGGGTAACGGAATTATTAACAAGCTCGAATCCATTGCTATTCGCAAGATTGAGATTGTTGACGCAGGTTGTACCGGTACCGAAGATTTTATTACCGTTCTGTTCACAGCAAACCTGCTTGATTATAAAGTTGATGAGAAGACAGGCGATGTGGTTGAAGGCAGCAATAGCCAACCTGTCAAATTTGCTGAAGAGTGGACTTGGGCCCGGCCAATCAATACCGAGGATTGGAAGCTTGAAGGCATAAAAATAGCGGATGAGTAG
- a CDS encoding DMT family transporter has protein sequence MTYVYLALAITFEVIATSALKASEEFTRVIPSIIVVVGYGLAFYLLSLVLRTMPVGVAYALWCGLGVVLVSLVSMVVYKQSLDMPAVIGMAVIVLGVVIINVFSKTVSH, from the coding sequence ATGACATATGTCTACCTTGCATTGGCGATAACCTTCGAGGTTATTGCCACAAGTGCCTTAAAAGCATCAGAAGAATTTACCAGAGTAATCCCCAGTATAATAGTCGTTGTCGGTTATGGATTGGCGTTCTATCTGTTGAGTTTGGTTTTGAGAACCATGCCTGTCGGAGTAGCTTATGCGCTGTGGTGTGGTCTTGGTGTGGTGTTGGTATCCCTGGTGAGTATGGTTGTTTATAAGCAATCACTCGATATGCCTGCGGTTATCGGTATGGCTGTAATTGTTCTCGGGGTAGTTATCATCAATGTTTTTTCTAAAACAGTGAGTCATTAA
- a CDS encoding DUF6144 family protein, producing MECMHTWIKELLTSLDDLVDEKTKQKVLERCGEKCPFSHMPDEQLMDLRKKAADEQEFLNQLSDQWRLTKEDGQYYVVFDQCYCPLVNKDIKEASQTMCYCTLGNLKRKFSISLGRTIEVEMRKTVLAGDDECRFRVLI from the coding sequence ATGGAATGTATGCATACCTGGATTAAAGAATTACTCACCAGCCTGGATGACCTGGTTGATGAAAAAACAAAACAAAAGGTTCTGGAAAGGTGCGGGGAGAAATGCCCCTTCAGTCACATGCCTGATGAGCAACTCATGGACCTGCGAAAAAAGGCAGCTGATGAGCAGGAATTTCTGAACCAATTAAGTGATCAATGGCGTTTAACAAAAGAGGATGGGCAATACTACGTGGTGTTTGATCAATGTTACTGTCCTCTGGTAAATAAAGACATCAAGGAGGCTTCACAAACAATGTGCTACTGCACATTGGGCAATCTGAAGCGCAAATTTTCCATCAGTCTCGGCCGAACGATTGAAGTTGAAATGAGAAAAACGGTCCTGGCAGGAGACGATGAGTGTAGATTTAGAGTTTTGATATAA
- a CDS encoding sodium/glutamate symporter, with protein MSATFYPYVGAFIWISILLVLGSYLRAKISFLQKRLIPSALIGGLIGFVLMNTGLIGMPTAEGWVIIPSKVFGVLVYHLFAFGFVGIGLMQQAKSKTSEAGTNWLRSGALWMALIYCMVYAIQGITGKTVFELYKLVIGGDFFTGFGYLIGSGFSQSPGAAHAFGTIWESEYGIQGASSVGLAFGAMGFLCAICFGIPLANRGIKNGWVSEKTVAALPESLRKGMMAKGESENCANSTTHPANIDNFAFHIAVMAALYAVGYMFALAWSLTLPKGVSGLGFGLLYTWGMITGLITRKVLDKINCIHILDPASTRRITSSTIDYMICAVFMGISMSDIQTILVPFIITVLAAGFLTYLVIMYFARRMPEYGFERGLAILGCYTGTVASGILLLRIVDPDFKSPAAVELAIMNVFILPIVQIIYLNLPFVPTEGSFMLPVFIAYLIAMPIALFALRFVKKRVW; from the coding sequence ATGTCAGCTACATTTTACCCATATGTAGGAGCGTTCATCTGGATCAGTATATTGCTGGTCTTAGGATCCTACCTGCGTGCGAAAATTTCATTCCTGCAAAAAAGACTTATCCCTTCGGCACTGATCGGTGGTCTTATCGGTTTTGTCCTGATGAACACAGGTCTTATCGGCATGCCTACCGCTGAGGGCTGGGTGATTATTCCTTCAAAGGTTTTTGGTGTTCTTGTCTATCATCTTTTTGCATTCGGCTTTGTAGGAATCGGCCTGATGCAACAGGCAAAATCAAAGACCAGTGAAGCAGGCACCAACTGGCTGCGTAGCGGTGCCCTGTGGATGGCGCTTATTTACTGCATGGTTTATGCAATCCAGGGCATCACCGGAAAGACCGTGTTTGAACTCTACAAGCTTGTTATTGGCGGAGACTTCTTTACAGGTTTCGGTTATCTCATTGGCTCCGGCTTTTCTCAATCACCAGGTGCCGCACACGCTTTTGGTACTATCTGGGAGAGTGAATACGGTATCCAGGGGGCAAGCAGTGTTGGCCTGGCCTTTGGCGCTATGGGCTTTCTCTGTGCCATCTGTTTTGGTATTCCACTTGCCAATCGCGGTATCAAAAATGGGTGGGTTTCTGAAAAGACCGTAGCCGCCCTGCCCGAATCATTACGTAAAGGCATGATGGCCAAAGGTGAGTCTGAGAACTGCGCAAACAGCACTACCCACCCTGCAAATATTGATAACTTCGCCTTTCACATTGCTGTTATGGCGGCTCTTTATGCAGTCGGCTACATGTTTGCCCTCGCTTGGTCGCTCACTTTGCCAAAAGGTGTGAGCGGGCTTGGATTTGGTCTTCTCTATACCTGGGGTATGATCACAGGCCTTATCACTCGCAAGGTGCTCGACAAGATCAATTGCATTCACATTCTCGACCCAGCTAGCACTCGCCGCATCACCAGCAGCACTATTGATTACATGATCTGCGCCGTATTCATGGGTATTTCCATGAGTGATATTCAGACAATCCTTGTGCCATTCATCATTACTGTCTTGGCAGCAGGTTTCTTAACCTATCTTGTAATTATGTATTTTGCACGTCGTATGCCTGAATATGGGTTCGAACGCGGGCTTGCAATCCTCGGTTGTTACACCGGTACAGTGGCATCAGGTATTCTGTTACTTCGCATCGTCGACCCCGACTTCAAATCTCCGGCTGCAGTTGAGCTTGCAATAATGAACGTGTTCATTCTCCCAATTGTGCAGATCATCTACCTGAATCTTCCCTTTGTGCCAACAGAGGGATCTTTCATGCTTCCGGTGTTCATTGCCTATCTTATCGCAATGCCAATAGCTCTTTTTGCGCTCCGCTTCGTCAAAAAACGCGTATGGTAA
- a CDS encoding B12-binding domain-containing radical SAM protein, whose protein sequence is MNILLLHPPQAKPSEPPAGLPLLASALRARGCNCTLCDLNIEGVHYLLEQAHPATDTWSKRAAKNRQRNLEALNNPATYDNLSKYARAVTDINKLIDNAGKACGANVSLANYGEKNLSPLKSEELIQAAADYRKNLYYPFFSKRLASLIEQHSIESVGISLNFLSQALCSFAIIGYLREHYPGIRIILGGGLVTTWLQSPHNQNGQNLFSGLVDNMVAGPGENLLPELLGLNSQHARFCPDYSDFLDYRYLSPGFVLPYATSTGCFWRKCLFCPETSEQNPYHPVTCATVLQEVQQLSEQTSPSLIHFLDNAVSPAVLKGLADTPPTDRNGTPVPWYGFVRFTKQLADVDFCRRLRASGCLMLKLGLESGSQDVLNEMEKGIDLQLVRKVLPALHQAGIMTYVYLLFGTPGESLAEARQTMAFTSEFHKEITFLNLAIFNLPLGSPQLKDLDIQKFYEGDLSIYSDFKHPRGWARKEIRRFLDNEFRRDPKLLRILQNDPTLFTSNHAALFHNQLMGYKA, encoded by the coding sequence ATGAACATACTCCTTCTGCACCCTCCCCAGGCCAAGCCTTCTGAACCTCCTGCAGGATTACCTCTGCTCGCATCCGCTCTCAGGGCGAGGGGGTGCAACTGCACTCTATGTGACCTTAACATAGAGGGAGTGCACTATCTTCTGGAACAAGCCCATCCCGCCACAGACACATGGAGCAAACGGGCAGCAAAAAACCGCCAACGCAATCTTGAGGCGCTCAACAACCCGGCCACCTACGACAATCTTTCCAAATATGCCAGAGCCGTTACCGACATAAACAAGTTGATCGATAACGCCGGCAAAGCATGCGGGGCAAATGTCAGTCTGGCCAATTACGGTGAAAAGAATCTTTCTCCTTTAAAGAGTGAAGAGCTTATTCAGGCTGCAGCAGATTATCGCAAAAACCTCTACTACCCGTTTTTCTCTAAAAGGCTCGCCTCGCTCATTGAACAACATTCAATAGAGAGTGTCGGAATCTCACTGAACTTTCTCAGCCAGGCACTCTGTAGTTTTGCCATCATCGGTTATCTACGGGAGCACTACCCGGGCATACGGATTATTCTGGGCGGCGGACTCGTCACCACCTGGCTGCAAAGCCCACACAATCAAAATGGGCAGAACCTTTTTAGTGGTTTAGTAGATAATATGGTAGCGGGACCGGGTGAAAATCTGCTACCGGAATTGCTCGGCCTCAACTCGCAACACGCAAGATTTTGCCCTGATTACAGTGATTTTTTAGATTACCGTTATCTATCTCCGGGATTTGTACTGCCCTATGCAACTTCTACCGGCTGTTTCTGGAGGAAATGTCTGTTCTGTCCTGAAACCAGCGAGCAAAATCCGTATCACCCCGTTACCTGTGCAACCGTGCTGCAGGAAGTACAACAACTCTCTGAGCAAACCTCACCGAGCCTGATTCATTTTCTGGACAACGCAGTCAGCCCTGCGGTCCTGAAGGGTCTGGCAGATACACCGCCGACAGACCGTAACGGGACGCCTGTTCCGTGGTACGGTTTCGTACGCTTCACAAAACAACTTGCAGACGTTGACTTTTGCAGGAGATTAAGGGCCTCCGGCTGCTTAATGTTGAAACTTGGTCTTGAATCGGGCAGTCAGGATGTACTTAATGAAATGGAAAAGGGGATTGATCTGCAACTGGTGCGCAAAGTGCTTCCCGCCCTGCACCAGGCTGGAATCATGACCTATGTATACCTATTGTTCGGCACTCCTGGTGAGTCGCTGGCCGAAGCGCGGCAGACCATGGCATTTACCAGCGAGTTCCATAAAGAGATTACCTTTCTCAATCTGGCAATATTTAACCTTCCCCTTGGCAGTCCCCAGCTTAAAGATCTGGACATTCAGAAATTTTATGAGGGCGATCTTTCAATCTACAGCGATTTCAAACACCCGAGAGGTTGGGCCCGTAAAGAGATACGCAGGTTCCTCGACAATGAATTCAGGCGGGACCCAAAGCTGCTACGGATATTACAGAATGATCCGACCCTTTTCACATCAAACCACGCCGCACTGTTTCATAACCAATTGATGGGATACAAGGCATAA